The nucleotide window GGATTTCGGGCCGCCGCGCGCAGAAGCTCAGCCGTGGGCCGGCCGTACGGTTTGCTCCAGAATTTCCAGCTGCCAGCGCAGCTCCTCGGCCCGCACGGGATACGGCTGCCCGTGGCGGATAGCTTGGTATGCGGCCTCAAAAAGGGCTGGATAGCTGCCGCGCGGGGCCTCCAGAGTGGTGGTGGAAAGCTGCCCGTTTGCCTCCGCCAACGTCAGCTGACCAGCCGCCTCGGCGGGTTCCCAGCCATAGGTTTCGTCGGTGGGCAGCATGCCGGCGGCCAGCTGAGTTTCCTGCACGTCGGCGCGGCGCTTCTGGAAGGAGCCCTGGGTGCCGTGCAGCACGTAGGCGGGCACCGGCGCCGCAGCCAGCAAGCTCACCGTCACGAATACCTGCAGGCCGGCAGCATAGGTGAGGTGGGCGTGAAAAAAATCGACCACGCGGGAGCCGGGGCGCTGGCTGGCCTGGGCCACCTGCACCTGCTCGGGGCGGCCAAACAGGCTCAGAGCCTCATCCAGCACGTGGGCGCCCAGGTCGTAGTGGAAGCCGCTGGCGGGCACGATGGGGTCTTCTTTGAACACCTTGGGGTTAAGGCCGGGCTTGAACCGGTCGAAGCGGAAGTGCGCCTCCGTGAGCTGGCCCAGCCGGCCGCTTTCCACCACTTGCCGCACCAGCTGAAAGTCGGCGTCCCAGCGGCGGTTCTGGTAAGCCAACAGCAGTTTGCCCTGTTTCTCGGCCAGCGCCAGCAGCACATCCAGCTCGGCCAGGGTAGCCGTAACGGGCTTTTCCAGCAGCACATGCTTGCCGGCTTCCAGGGCCTGCCGGGCCAGGTCGAAGTGGGTGAAGTTGGGCGTATTCACTACCACCAGCTCCAGCGTATCATCGGCCAGCAGCTCGGCCACGCTATTATAGCTCTGCACCGCGGGGTAAGTGGCGGCAGCTTCCTTGCGGGTGCGTTCTACCACGGCCTGCAGCTGGAAGCCGGGGTGCGCGGCCAGGAACGGCGCATGAAACACCCGGCCCGACATGCCATAGGCCAGCAGCCCGGTGGAAATTGGAAGAGACATGGCTAAAAGGTTAGATGGGTAGATGGTTTTCTGGTTAATGTCCGTAATGCGGTAGGGGCTGGGCTTGTCCCTGCCCGGCGTTGAACGAACCCACCTACCGGTGTCCAATCGGCAGGGCGCAAGCCCCGCACCCTGCTGCATTTGCGCAAATGTTGCGCAGTTTGCCGAGTAAATCAGTATAGCCACCAGAGCAAAGAGTGTCGGCCGCTCCCCTCGAATCCCAGCCAGGCAGCTGTTCAGCTATATTAGCTGGATAACCGTCAACCATCTAGCCGTCTCCCCATCATGCTCGACCGTTTTTCCGATCAGGCCAGCCTCTACGCCCGCTACCGCATCGACTACCCAGCGGCTTTATACGAGTGGCTGCTGCTGCGCGTGTCGGGCCGGTCGCACGCCTGGGACTGCGCCACCGGTAACGGGCAGGTAGCCTTGGTGCTGGCCGGGCACTTTGCCCAGGTTACGGCCACCGACATCAGCGCCGCCCAGCTGGCCGAAGCGCCCCGGCAGCCCAACATCACCTACCAGCTGGCCCCGGCCGAGCACGCGCCGCTGGCTGATGCGGCCGTAGATTTGGTAACGGTAGGGCAGGCAGTGCATTGGTTTGAGCCTGGGGCATTCAACCGGGAAGTGCTGCGGGTGCTGCGCCCCGGCGGGGTGGTGGCCGAGTGGGGCTACGGGCTGGTGCAGGTAAGTGCCGGGCTGGATTCGCTCATCCGCCGGTTCTACGCCGAAACCATGCGCCCGTACTGGGACGAGAACCGCTGGCATATTGATGACGAGTACGCCCGCTTGCCCTTCCCGTTTGCCGACGTGGAATACGCCCATTTCACCGAGGCCCGCCGCTGGACGGCCGAGCATTTCCTGAACTACCTGCGCACCTGGTCGAGCGTGGTAAAATACCGGAAGCAGCACGGCCAGGACGCGGTGCTACTGCTGGCCGACGAGCTGACGAAAGTCTGGGGGCCGGAAGAGCAGGAAGTGCGGTTTCAGGTGTTCGTGCGGCTAGGCCGTAAAATGCCGGAGTAGGCCCGAAGCTGTAAGGGTGTATTTCTGGTGAGTTCCAACAAAGAGCCCCAGCCGGTTTCGGCTGGGGCCCTTTAAAAACATTACGCTAAGCGCAGGCTTACTGCACGCTCAGCCGACGGGTAAGGGCTACGCCATCTACCGTCAGGCGGCAGGTATAGAGGCCGGGGGCCAGACGAGCAGCGTTCAGCTCGGCGGAGAACTGGCCGGCGGGCTGTTGCTGCCGGTCAACTACCATAGCCACACGGCGGCCTAGGTTGTCGAATACGGCCAAGCTCACCACGGCCGATTTCTGCAGGCTGTAGGGCAGCTTGGTGATGCCGGCAGCAGGGTTGGGGTACACAGCAGCGAAGGCAGCCGTGGCGTTCTGGGCGCCACGGTTCGCGGTAGGCATCGTCACGAGGGCCGGACCCATCAGGTCGTCGAAGTAGTAGGTGGCACCGTTGTTCTGGGAGCCGGGGGCAATCAGCAGGGCAATCTGGTCAATGTCGGTGGCTTTTACAGTTGGGTCGAACGTGTCATTAGCAACCCCGGGGGTGAAGTCAAACGTCAGGGTTTCCCAGGTGTTAGCGGCCGCCGTGGTGGTGGCGAAGAAGTCACCGGCGTAGTTGCCCTTCGGATACGCTACCGTAGCGGCATTCTGGAGCACCAGTTGTACCCGGGTGCCGGGGCCGGGGCTGAGGAATTTCATCGTCATTTTCTGCGCGCCACTGGCATAGTCCGATACATCGGCGAAAAAGCCGCTCTTGGTACGGATGGCAATGGTAGAATACATATCGGAGGCCGAACGCTCGAATTTTGCTACCGAAGCACTGTTATTAGCCGCGGTTTTGAACGGGTTGGGGGCTTTTTCCGTGAGCACGCCCTGGGCCACCGGGTATTCCACGTAGCGGTCTGTTTCGAAGTCATCTAGCAGAATAGGGGGCATACCGCTGGTGGGAATGGCCTCTGTAGCCGGGCCCATAAAATCATCGAAGTAGTAGGTAGCACCGGCCGGGGCTCCCGTGGCGCCGGGCGCAATGAGCATGGCAATCTGGTCGATGTCTTTGGCCGTGACGGTTGGGTCGAAGGAGCCTTCGGGCGCTTCAAAGGTGAAGGTAAGTGTCTCCCAGGTGTTGGCCGCTGCCGTGGTAACGGCAAAGAACAGGCCGGCGTAATTGCCTGCCGGATAAGCTACTTTGTCTTTATCCTGCATTACCAGGTTTACCCGCAAATCGGGGCCGGGGCTCAGAAACTTCATCGTAAGCTTCTGCGCGCCGGATTTGTACGCCGACACATCGGCAAACTTGCCGTTTCTGGGCCGGATGGTGATAGTAGAGTACGGGGAGTTGACATCCCGCACAAACTTGGCCACCGAGGTGCTGTTATTGCCGGTGCCTTTAAAAGGGTTGGCTGCTTCCTGCGTGAGGACGCCCTGGGCCTCCGGGTAGGAAAGTAAGCGGGTCGTCTCGAAGTTATCGAGCAGGGTTTGGGCGGCGGTTTGCTGGCTGACAGTCAGCAGGGCGGCGGCACACAGCAGTTGGGTAAAAATTTTCATGAGAAATGGAAAAGGTGGGAAAATGGAAAAGATAGGGGAGCATCTACTTTACAAAGGACTGGCTCAGGTGGGTGTTGCCTTTGCTGTACACCAGCCGATAAGTGCCGGAGGCCAGACCACTGATGTCCAAACTAGGGTGGCCGGGTTGGGTAATCACTATCCGGCCAGTAGCATCCAGTACCTGCACGGTACCGCCTTTCAGCTCAGCCGGATAAAACAGTTTCAGGGTGCTACCGGCGGGGTTGGGGTAAAGCTGCAGGCGCAGACTACCAGAGGCGGGGCGCACGGGCGTAGGCTGCCCCAGGCTGTTGAGTAGACTGGCCGCGGCGGGCACATCCAGGGCAACAAACTTCTGAAAGGCCTGGTCCAGGGTAGCTTGGGCGCTGGTATTGCCCGCGTGAAACTTGCGCAGGGTATAGAGCTGGTAAACCAGCTTCAGTTCCGCTACGGTGTAAGCTACGCCCGTGAAAGCCTGTACCTGCTCCAGGGCCGCGAAGCCAAACTCCTGCGTGGGCTCCAGCATGGTGCCTTCCCCGAAGTCGTTGAACGTGGCCAGCTGCACGAAGTCCAGGCGGCTTTGGTACTGCGTGGCCAGGTCCAGGGTTTGCTTGAGCGTCTGGCCGTTGTTGTGCGGAATCACCCAGGTGGGTCCGCCCCAGCCGCCTTTAGCGTAAAAGCTGTCGAAGCCGGGGTAGGCCACGCCACCCGCTACGCCGAGGCCGGGCGCCCGGTTCTTGTAGAAGTTGGTGAGGCCAGTCAGGAAATCCGAGTAAATCCAGCTGAACTCGCCCGAGGCATTGGCCCCGGCATCAGCCGATTCGTACCACAGGGGCAAGAACGTGGGCGGCGTAGGAAGCACCCCCAGAATCTGTGTCCAGTCGGCGGGCGTCTGGTATTTCTGCGGCCCGAAGGTGAGGACCAGCGGCTTACCATCGAGCTGGAGGTAGTTGGCGCGCGAGAAGTAGTTAGTGCCCACGTACTGCATGTTCGCCTTAGCATCGGCGAGCGTGGCCGCAAACTGATCCTCAAACACCACCGCGAAGCCGAGGCCTACATCGGCCGTGCGCGGTACCAGCGCGTTGGTATTGCGCAGCAGCAGGGGCAGGTCGTTGCCGCCATTGCCGTAAAAGTCAATCAGCACCCCGTCTACGCCCGCGTATTTGAGCAGCAGCAAATGGTACTCTATTACGTTAGGGTCGGAACTGGCGTAGGGACCGATCAGCGGGTAATAGTGCGCGGCAATCTGCCGCTTGCCCGTAGCTGGGTCAATGATATTGGGATTCTTGTTGCTCATGGTCCAGTGCAGGCCCCACCTCCGGTTATCAGAAGTCTGGGGCGTCTCGAACCAGGGCATATAGTGCATATATACCCGCTGCGGATTGGTTTTAGCTACGCTAGGTGATTGGGCCAGCACCGTAGCTGTCCGCAGTAAGAAAAAAAGTAAAAACAGCTTTTTCATGTACGATAGAGGAGGTCGGAAAACAGAGTGGATAAGGGCGGATTAGGATAAAATATTGACTGCTTTAAGATACTACTTTACGGCTAAGGAATGACGATAATGCTAATGGCCGCTCCACCACCTGGGGCCAGACGCAGCGGCAGCTTAGCGCCGGCTCGCACCATTGTTTTCGTTACCTGATACGCTTCGGGGTTTGACTGCCAGTCGGCACTGGCTGCGTCGGCATACACGGTGGCCAT belongs to Hymenobacter sp. J193 and includes:
- a CDS encoding Gfo/Idh/MocA family oxidoreductase is translated as MSLPISTGLLAYGMSGRVFHAPFLAAHPGFQLQAVVERTRKEAAATYPAVQSYNSVAELLADDTLELVVVNTPNFTHFDLARQALEAGKHVLLEKPVTATLAELDVLLALAEKQGKLLLAYQNRRWDADFQLVRQVVESGRLGQLTEAHFRFDRFKPGLNPKVFKEDPIVPASGFHYDLGAHVLDEALSLFGRPEQVQVAQASQRPGSRVVDFFHAHLTYAAGLQVFVTVSLLAAAPVPAYVLHGTQGSFQKRRADVQETQLAAGMLPTDETYGWEPAEAAGQLTLAEANGQLSTTTLEAPRGSYPALFEAAYQAIRHGQPYPVRAEELRWQLEILEQTVRPAHG
- a CDS encoding class I SAM-dependent methyltransferase; the encoded protein is MLDRFSDQASLYARYRIDYPAALYEWLLLRVSGRSHAWDCATGNGQVALVLAGHFAQVTATDISAAQLAEAPRQPNITYQLAPAEHAPLADAAVDLVTVGQAVHWFEPGAFNREVLRVLRPGGVVAEWGYGLVQVSAGLDSLIRRFYAETMRPYWDENRWHIDDEYARLPFPFADVEYAHFTEARRWTAEHFLNYLRTWSSVVKYRKQHGQDAVLLLADELTKVWGPEEQEVRFQVFVRLGRKMPE
- a CDS encoding T9SS type A sorting domain-containing protein, yielding MKIFTQLLCAAALLTVSQQTAAQTLLDNFETTRLLSYPEAQGVLTQEAANPFKGTGNNSTSVAKFVRDVNSPYSTITIRPRNGKFADVSAYKSGAQKLTMKFLSPGPDLRVNLVMQDKDKVAYPAGNYAGLFFAVTTAAANTWETLTFTFEAPEGSFDPTVTAKDIDQIAMLIAPGATGAPAGATYYFDDFMGPATEAIPTSGMPPILLDDFETDRYVEYPVAQGVLTEKAPNPFKTAANNSASVAKFERSASDMYSTIAIRTKSGFFADVSDYASGAQKMTMKFLSPGPGTRVQLVLQNAATVAYPKGNYAGDFFATTTAAANTWETLTFDFTPGVANDTFDPTVKATDIDQIALLIAPGSQNNGATYYFDDLMGPALVTMPTANRGAQNATAAFAAVYPNPAAGITKLPYSLQKSAVVSLAVFDNLGRRVAMVVDRQQQPAGQFSAELNAARLAPGLYTCRLTVDGVALTRRLSVQ
- a CDS encoding T9SS type A sorting domain-containing protein, which produces MKKLFLLFFLLRTATVLAQSPSVAKTNPQRVYMHYMPWFETPQTSDNRRWGLHWTMSNKNPNIIDPATGKRQIAAHYYPLIGPYASSDPNVIEYHLLLLKYAGVDGVLIDFYGNGGNDLPLLLRNTNALVPRTADVGLGFAVVFEDQFAATLADAKANMQYVGTNYFSRANYLQLDGKPLVLTFGPQKYQTPADWTQILGVLPTPPTFLPLWYESADAGANASGEFSWIYSDFLTGLTNFYKNRAPGLGVAGGVAYPGFDSFYAKGGWGGPTWVIPHNNGQTLKQTLDLATQYQSRLDFVQLATFNDFGEGTMLEPTQEFGFAALEQVQAFTGVAYTVAELKLVYQLYTLRKFHAGNTSAQATLDQAFQKFVALDVPAAASLLNSLGQPTPVRPASGSLRLQLYPNPAGSTLKLFYPAELKGGTVQVLDATGRIVITQPGHPSLDISGLASGTYRLVYSKGNTHLSQSFVK